Proteins found in one Lycium ferocissimum isolate CSIRO_LF1 chromosome 6, AGI_CSIRO_Lferr_CH_V1, whole genome shotgun sequence genomic segment:
- the LOC132058935 gene encoding uncharacterized protein LOC132058935: MAGVYWIAFLVVLFCLVGAFDASAGDADPLYRACFGQCKETGCAGETCFPHCKTPSNDSSSDDNWYLKEPLYLWLKQANCISDCQYHCMLQREEERATHGFGPVKYHGKWPFKRVFGLQEPVSVAFSALNLAMHLHGWLSFFMLIYYKLRSNSDETTCYSYSSLWHIYAFLSINSWLWSAVFHSRDMDFTEKLDYSSAVALLGFSLILSVLRSFSVKNEATRVLVAAPLLAFTVTHILYLNNYQMDYGWNMKVCVVIAVSQLLIWAVWAGISRHPSRWKLWTVVVGGGLAMLLEIYDFPPYQGLVDAHALWHATTIPLTYIWWSFIKDDAKFGTSNLSKKVK; the protein is encoded by the exons ATGGCAGGTGTTTATTGGATCGCTTTCTTGGTAGTTTTATTTTGTCTTGTTGGTGCATTTGATGCTAGTGCTGGAGATGCTGACCCTTTGTACAG GGCTTGTTTTGGCCAGTGTAAAGAGACCGGATGTGCTGGAGAAACATGCTTCCCGCATTGTAAAACTCCTTCAAATGATTCTTCTTCTGATGATAACTGGTACTTAAAAGAGCCTCTATACCTATGGTTGAAACAAGCGAATTGCATAAGTGATTGCCAGTATCACTGCATGCTTCAAAGAGAAGAAGAACGAGCGACACATGGATTTGGGCCTGTGAAATATCATGGGAAATGGCCATTCAAACGAGTGTTTGGGCTTCAG GAGCCAGTGTCTGTTGCTTTCTCTGCGCTTAACCTTGCAATGCATCTCCATGGATGGTTGTCCTTTTTCATGCTTATTTACTACAAGTTACGATCAAACTCTGATGAGACGACCTGCTACAGTTACAGTAGTTTGTGGCACATTTACGCGTTCTTGTCTATAAACTCATGGTTATGGAGTGCCGTCTTCCACAGCCG AGACATGGATTTTACAGAAAAGCTGGACTACTCATCTGCTGTGGCGTTACTTGGATTTTCACTGATTTTATCAGTATTAAGAAGTTTCAGTGTAAAGAATGAGGCGACGAGAGTTTTGGTTGCCGCTCCATTGCTTGCCTTCACAGTCACTCATATATTGTACCTGAACAACTATCAAATGGACTATG GATGGAACATGAAAGTTTGTGTTGTGATAGCTGTTTCTCAACTTCTAATTTGGGCAGTCTGGGCTGGAATTAGCCGTCATCCTTCTCGGTGGAAGTTATGGACGGTGGTTGTGGGAGGTGGCCTCGCTATGCTCCTAGAGATCTACGACTTCCCTCCATATCAAGGACTAGTAGATGCCCATGCACTTTGGCATGCGACCACAATCCCTCTGACCTATATCTGGTGGAGTTTCATCAAGGATGATGCAAAGTTTGGAACTTCAAACTTGAGTAAAAAAGTGAAGTAG